From a single Bacillus gobiensis genomic region:
- a CDS encoding M20/M25/M40 family metallo-hydrolase produces MIDEKRLIEEFLELVQIDSETKHEAEICKVLKKKFQDLGLSVIEDDTTSITGHGAGNLICTLEGTTDADAIYFTSHMDTVVPGNGVTPVIEGGYVKTDGKTILGADDKAGLAAMLEAIRVLKEKQIPHGTIQFVITVGEESGLLGAKALDPSLLIAKYGYALDSDGKVGNIIVAAPTQAKVKATIYGKTAHAGVAPEKGISAITVASKAISKMPLGRIDSETTANIGRFEGGTQTNIVCDQVDILAEARSLDAEKMEAQVQKMKNAFEQAAEEMGARAEVNIDIMYPGFKYQDGDLVVEVAKQAAEKIGRSCELLTSGGGSDANVIAGHGIPTVNLAVGYEEIHTKNEKMPIEELVKTAELVVAIAESTVNPR; encoded by the coding sequence GTGATCGATGAAAAACGATTAATAGAAGAATTTCTAGAGCTTGTTCAAATAGACTCGGAAACAAAGCACGAAGCTGAAATTTGCAAAGTTTTAAAGAAAAAGTTTCAAGATCTTGGTCTTTCCGTCATTGAAGACGATACGACATCAATTACCGGCCATGGAGCAGGCAATCTTATTTGTACTCTTGAAGGTACAACTGATGCAGATGCGATTTATTTCACTTCTCATATGGACACAGTCGTTCCAGGAAACGGAGTGACGCCTGTCATTGAGGGAGGATACGTGAAAACAGACGGAAAGACAATTTTGGGTGCTGATGACAAAGCAGGGCTTGCTGCTATGTTGGAAGCAATCAGGGTTCTGAAGGAAAAGCAGATTCCGCATGGAACAATTCAATTTGTCATTACGGTTGGCGAAGAATCAGGGCTATTGGGAGCAAAGGCGCTTGACCCATCACTACTAATTGCAAAATATGGCTATGCTCTTGATTCAGACGGAAAAGTAGGAAATATTATCGTTGCGGCACCGACACAAGCAAAAGTAAAAGCAACGATTTACGGTAAAACAGCCCATGCCGGCGTGGCTCCTGAAAAAGGGATTTCTGCAATAACAGTTGCTTCGAAAGCCATCTCAAAAATGCCGCTTGGAAGAATCGATAGTGAGACGACTGCAAACATCGGCAGATTTGAAGGCGGTACTCAAACAAATATCGTCTGCGATCAGGTGGATATTCTCGCTGAAGCTCGTTCGTTGGACGCGGAAAAGATGGAAGCTCAGGTTCAAAAAATGAAAAACGCCTTCGAACAAGCAGCAGAGGAAATGGGAGCAAGAGCTGAAGTTAATATTGACATTATGTATCCAGGTTTTAAATATCAGGACGGTGACTTAGTAGTTGAAGTAGCTAAGCAGGCAGCGGAAAAAATCGGGCGAAGCTGCGAGCTTCTGACGAGCGGCGGAGGCAGTGACGCCAACGTAATTGCTGGTCATGGCATTCCAACTGTTAATTTGGCTGTCGGTTATGAAGAGATTCACACGAAAAATGAAAAAATGCCAATCGAGGAGCTTGTGAAAACAGCTGAACTTGTGGTAGCGATAGCAGAAAGCACAGTAAATCCAAGATAA
- a CDS encoding acyl-CoA carboxylase subunit beta: MYDHLTKLYEKRRLAEAGGGEQKIDRQMQKGKLTARERIDFLLDPDSFVELYTFMESRDPGIKTRYPGDGVVTGYGKINGRPVYLFSQDFTVYGGTLGEVHAKKIAAVMDLAASNKTPFIGLNDSGGARIQEGVVSLDGYGQVFYRNVLYSGIIPQISVILGPCAGGAVYSPAMTDFVFMAEKTSNMFITGPKVIEAVTGEHISSESLGGAQVHNSISGNAHFFERTEEKLLEKVKKLLTYLPQHFERKPPSASIIPDENHDRPALSELVPTESCKTYDVRRVIEEIVDIASFMEVQQNFAKNIVIGFARVNGEAAGIIANQPKTLAGSLDIDAADKSARFIRFCDSFNIPLITFEDVTGFFPGIKQEHEGIIRHGAKIIYAYAEATVPKITVILRKAYGGAYVALNSKAIGADFVFSWPNAEIAVMGPEGAASIIYAKEIEQSDDPDGTRTQKIQEYRKQFANPYKAAEAGMIDDIIEPSETRKMLIHALEMLKNKCDMRPLKKHGNIPL, translated from the coding sequence ATGTACGATCATCTAACTAAGCTGTATGAAAAAAGAAGGTTGGCTGAGGCCGGCGGAGGCGAACAAAAAATTGATCGGCAGATGCAAAAAGGAAAGCTGACGGCAAGAGAAAGAATCGATTTCTTATTAGATCCAGATTCGTTCGTGGAACTGTATACATTCATGGAGAGCAGGGATCCCGGAATAAAAACCCGTTATCCCGGAGACGGCGTTGTCACAGGCTATGGGAAAATAAACGGAAGGCCAGTGTATCTGTTTTCTCAGGATTTCACAGTTTACGGCGGGACGCTTGGAGAGGTACATGCGAAGAAAATAGCGGCTGTCATGGATCTTGCTGCATCGAACAAAACACCCTTCATCGGTTTGAACGATTCAGGTGGTGCGAGAATTCAAGAGGGTGTGGTATCATTAGATGGATACGGACAAGTTTTTTACCGTAATGTCCTTTACTCGGGTATCATTCCGCAAATCTCTGTCATACTAGGACCTTGTGCAGGCGGAGCGGTTTATTCACCGGCAATGACTGATTTTGTTTTTATGGCCGAAAAAACGAGTAATATGTTTATCACTGGTCCTAAAGTCATTGAAGCTGTCACTGGTGAGCATATAAGCTCAGAGAGTCTTGGTGGTGCTCAAGTACATAATTCGATTAGTGGAAATGCCCATTTTTTTGAGAGAACTGAGGAAAAGCTATTAGAAAAGGTAAAAAAACTCCTTACTTATTTGCCGCAGCATTTTGAGAGAAAGCCTCCCAGTGCTTCAATCATTCCAGACGAAAATCATGATCGGCCAGCCCTGTCCGAGCTAGTACCGACAGAAAGCTGCAAAACCTATGATGTCAGGAGAGTGATTGAAGAGATCGTTGACATAGCCTCGTTTATGGAGGTACAACAGAACTTCGCCAAAAATATTGTCATCGGTTTTGCTCGAGTAAATGGCGAGGCGGCAGGTATCATTGCCAATCAGCCGAAAACATTGGCAGGCAGCCTGGATATTGATGCTGCTGATAAATCTGCCCGATTTATCAGGTTTTGTGATTCTTTTAACATTCCTCTGATTACATTTGAAGATGTTACAGGTTTTTTTCCGGGCATTAAGCAAGAGCACGAAGGCATTATCAGACATGGAGCCAAAATCATATATGCATATGCGGAAGCCACTGTCCCTAAGATCACCGTGATTTTGCGGAAAGCATACGGAGGGGCATATGTTGCATTAAACAGTAAAGCGATCGGGGCTGATTTTGTATTTTCCTGGCCAAATGCCGAAATCGCAGTCATGGGACCTGAGGGAGCAGCCTCTATCATTTATGCAAAGGAAATCGAGCAATCCGATGATCCTGATGGAACCAGGACACAGAAAATTCAAGAGTACCGGAAACAATTTGCCAATCCATATAAAGCCGCAGAAGCTGGGATGATAGATGATATTATTGAGCCGAGTGAAACCAGAAAAATGCTGATTCATGCCTTGGAAATGTTGAAAAACAAATGTGATATGAGACCTTTAAAAAAACACGGAAACATTCCGCTATAA
- the prli42 gene encoding stressosome-associated protein Prli42, with amino-acid sequence MQRKAIKIMAIIMAAIMLISTLLTGAALFL; translated from the coding sequence ATGCAGCGAAAGGCAATAAAAATAATGGCGATCATAATGGCTGCAATCATGTTAATCAGCACGTTGTTAACCGGAGCGGCCTTATTTTTATAG
- a CDS encoding aromatic acid exporter family protein, with translation MFKIGYRTVKTALGTALAIFTAQLLNLHNFASAGIITILCIQVTQKRSLQASWARFAACCIAIILSYLVFEFLGYNPFAIGILILLFIPLTVYTKVKEGVVTSSVIILHLYMSNGITLSLIKNELMLLIIGIIFALVMNLYMPNLEKDLKAYQQKIEDDFAEIFEKIENYLLTGKQDWTGKEIHKTHDHINKAKSLAFRDVENHMMRHENLYYHYFKMREKQFEIIERSLPILTSIPISGEQSKKIAVFIRDLKEHIHPGNTAHKFLRELCEMREEFKDMPLPKTREEFEVRAALFHFIGEMEQYLVIKSYFKGLKPAKKLKDA, from the coding sequence ATGTTTAAAATAGGTTACCGAACGGTAAAAACTGCATTGGGTACGGCCTTGGCCATATTTACAGCCCAATTATTGAATTTGCACAATTTTGCTTCAGCCGGAATCATTACGATTCTTTGTATCCAAGTTACTCAAAAACGATCACTACAAGCATCATGGGCAAGATTTGCCGCATGTTGTATTGCCATAATATTATCTTATCTTGTGTTTGAATTTCTCGGGTATAACCCTTTCGCTATAGGGATTTTAATCTTATTATTTATTCCGTTGACCGTATATACTAAAGTAAAAGAAGGCGTCGTAACTAGCTCTGTCATTATTCTGCATTTATATATGTCAAACGGGATTACGTTATCGCTGATAAAAAATGAACTGATGCTGCTTATCATCGGTATCATCTTTGCCTTGGTTATGAACCTCTATATGCCTAATCTTGAAAAAGATTTAAAGGCTTATCAGCAAAAAATAGAGGACGATTTCGCTGAAATATTCGAGAAGATTGAAAACTATCTTTTAACAGGAAAACAGGACTGGACAGGAAAGGAAATTCATAAAACGCACGACCATATCAATAAAGCAAAAAGTTTAGCATTCCGAGATGTTGAAAATCATATGATGCGGCATGAAAATTTATATTACCATTATTTTAAAATGCGCGAAAAACAGTTCGAGATCATCGAACGCTCATTACCGATTTTAACCTCTATTCCCATTTCGGGTGAACAAAGCAAAAAAATTGCAGTGTTCATCCGAGATTTAAAAGAGCATATTCATCCGGGCAATACTGCCCATAAGTTTTTGCGGGAATTGTGCGAAATGCGAGAGGAATTCAAAGACATGCCGCTTCCGAAAACACGAGAGGAATTTGAAGTGAGGGCAGCACTGTTCCATTTTATTGGCGAGATGGAGCAGTACCTTGTTATCAAAAGCTATTTTAAAGGATTAAAACCCGCAAAAAAACTCAAGGATGCCTAA
- a CDS encoding quaternary amine ABC transporter ATP-binding protein has translation MEPKVVVNNVTKVFGKSKRNAIKLLEEGYSKNEILKETGATVGVNKASFEIYPGEIFVVMGLSGSGKSTLIRMLNRLIEPTIGHVLIDNEDIVKMNAQALRDVRRKKISMVFQNFALFPHKTVLENTEHGLVIQKVPAAERKEKARQALEVVGLKGYEDQYPSQLSGGMQQRVGLARALTSDTDILLMDEAFSALDPLIRKDMQSELLEIQETMKKTIIFITHDLDEALRIGDRIALMKDGSVIQIGTPEEIMMNPANEYVEQFIEDVDLSKVLTASHVQKQAERITPDRGPRVALQIMKEQGYSSIFIVDRKQKLLGAITADDASNAVKENKSVEDVMQKDIVTVHEDTLLADVIDALSTSALPLAVVDAENRLKGVIIRGAVIGALAGNKDDLNVKEEI, from the coding sequence ATGGAACCAAAAGTAGTAGTAAATAACGTAACAAAGGTTTTCGGCAAATCGAAGCGAAACGCCATAAAATTACTCGAGGAAGGTTATTCGAAAAATGAAATCTTAAAGGAAACGGGAGCAACGGTTGGAGTCAATAAAGCCAGCTTCGAAATCTATCCTGGTGAAATTTTTGTCGTAATGGGCCTTTCCGGAAGCGGAAAGTCAACGCTTATCCGTATGTTAAATCGATTGATCGAACCGACAATTGGCCATGTTTTGATTGATAACGAAGACATTGTAAAAATGAACGCTCAAGCTTTAAGAGACGTCCGGAGGAAAAAGATAAGCATGGTTTTTCAGAACTTTGCTTTATTTCCTCATAAAACGGTTCTAGAAAATACGGAACATGGACTTGTCATCCAGAAGGTTCCTGCTGCAGAACGAAAAGAAAAAGCCAGACAAGCATTAGAGGTCGTAGGACTTAAAGGGTACGAAGATCAATACCCTTCCCAATTAAGCGGGGGCATGCAGCAAAGGGTCGGACTTGCCCGGGCTCTTACAAGCGATACAGACATTTTATTAATGGATGAAGCGTTTAGTGCTTTGGACCCATTAATTCGCAAAGACATGCAAAGTGAGCTATTAGAGATTCAAGAAACGATGAAAAAAACAATTATTTTTATTACTCACGATCTTGATGAAGCTTTGCGAATCGGTGACAGAATTGCTTTAATGAAAGACGGCAGTGTGATTCAAATCGGAACACCTGAAGAAATCATGATGAATCCTGCAAATGAATACGTAGAACAGTTCATTGAGGATGTGGATCTCTCGAAAGTCTTAACGGCTTCTCATGTTCAAAAACAGGCGGAACGAATTACTCCTGACCGCGGTCCGAGGGTAGCACTGCAAATCATGAAGGAGCAAGGATACTCAAGCATATTCATCGTAGATCGAAAACAAAAACTGCTGGGTGCCATCACTGCTGATGACGCATCGAATGCAGTCAAAGAAAACAAATCGGTTGAAGATGTGATGCAAAAGGATATCGTTACAGTTCATGAAGATACACTGCTTGCGGATGTAATAGATGCCCTTTCGACTTCAGCGCTTCCACTTGCTGTAGTTGACGCGGAAAACCGATTAAAAGGCGTGATTATCAGAGGGGCTGTAATTGGAGCTCTCGCCGGCAATAAAGATGATTTGAACGTAAAGGAGGAGATTTAA
- a CDS encoding glycine betaine ABC transporter substrate-binding protein, producing the protein MGLPTLPVAEWVDALVTWIVTNFGGFFNLVSNITESFLTSLEKVLGLGPSWVLIILLTLLAFYTSRWTVGLFTLIGLLLIENFGLWDAMVSTLALVLASVVITIILGIPLGIWASHNDKVKQIVTPILDFMQTMPGFVYLIPAILFFGIGVVPGIIASVIFAIPPTIRLTNLGIREVPKDLIEASNAFGSTSWQKLSMVQLPLAAPTILAGVNQSIMLSLSMVVIASLVGAPGLGAEVYRAVTQVQVGEGFVAGLSIVIIAIIMDRISQNLRKPAYGKAISKAYVYGFFALVIVVSFIGVSFAEGQKGNGPAGSAGEEVNYQITGIDPGAGLMKATEKAMADYGLEGDWTLKEGSSAAMTAQLQKAYDRQQPIIVTGWTPHWMFSKYKLKYLEDPKGSFGESEAINTMVRKGLDQEAPGAYKILDQFHWEASDMEEVMRDIQEGTKPEEAAKKWVKDHQDAVKKWTDGAQKGNGQNITLVYVAWESEIASTNIISEVLKQSGYNASMKQVEAGPMFISVANGSADALVAAWLPTTHEDYVNKYKNQLVDLGPNLEGTKLGLTVPEYMDIDSIEDLKK; encoded by the coding sequence ATGGGGCTGCCAACTTTACCAGTAGCTGAATGGGTTGATGCCCTAGTGACCTGGATTGTCACGAATTTCGGTGGTTTTTTCAATTTGGTCAGTAACATAACTGAATCCTTCTTAACCAGCCTTGAAAAAGTATTGGGTTTAGGTCCGTCTTGGGTACTCATTATTTTGCTAACATTATTAGCGTTTTACACAAGCCGGTGGACAGTTGGACTCTTTACACTTATAGGGTTATTATTAATCGAAAATTTCGGATTATGGGATGCAATGGTAAGTACGCTTGCCTTAGTACTTGCGTCTGTTGTCATAACGATTATATTAGGAATCCCGCTTGGTATATGGGCTTCCCACAATGATAAAGTAAAGCAAATCGTAACACCAATACTGGATTTCATGCAGACAATGCCTGGATTCGTATATCTCATTCCAGCCATCCTCTTTTTTGGAATAGGCGTAGTACCTGGAATTATCGCTTCTGTGATTTTTGCGATACCTCCAACTATACGGTTAACGAATTTAGGTATACGAGAAGTTCCAAAAGACTTAATTGAAGCTTCGAACGCATTTGGCTCGACCTCTTGGCAAAAGCTATCGATGGTGCAGCTGCCGCTTGCTGCTCCAACCATTCTTGCAGGGGTAAACCAAAGTATCATGCTCTCATTATCCATGGTCGTAATTGCTTCATTGGTTGGTGCACCCGGATTAGGTGCGGAAGTCTATCGTGCTGTTACTCAAGTTCAGGTAGGAGAAGGCTTCGTAGCCGGATTATCAATTGTTATCATTGCAATTATTATGGACCGGATTTCTCAAAACTTACGAAAGCCAGCCTACGGGAAAGCCATTTCTAAAGCTTATGTTTACGGGTTTTTTGCCCTCGTAATCGTCGTATCGTTTATTGGTGTTTCGTTCGCCGAAGGGCAAAAAGGAAATGGACCTGCAGGATCAGCAGGTGAAGAGGTGAATTACCAGATCACTGGAATTGATCCAGGCGCCGGACTCATGAAAGCTACAGAAAAAGCGATGGCCGATTATGGTTTGGAAGGCGACTGGACATTAAAAGAAGGTTCTTCGGCTGCGATGACCGCACAACTGCAGAAGGCTTACGATCGTCAGCAGCCAATTATTGTCACAGGCTGGACCCCACACTGGATGTTTAGCAAATACAAATTGAAGTATTTGGAAGATCCAAAAGGTTCATTTGGCGAGAGTGAAGCGATCAATACAATGGTAAGAAAAGGATTGGATCAAGAAGCTCCAGGAGCATACAAAATTCTCGATCAATTCCATTGGGAAGCTTCTGACATGGAAGAAGTCATGAGGGACATTCAAGAAGGAACGAAGCCTGAAGAAGCAGCAAAAAAATGGGTGAAAGACCATCAAGACGCTGTTAAGAAATGGACAGATGGTGCTCAAAAAGGAAACGGCCAGAATATTACGTTAGTCTACGTGGCCTGGGAGTCTGAAATCGCCAGTACCAATATAATTAGTGAGGTACTAAAACAGTCTGGATATAACGCATCAATGAAACAAGTAGAGGCAGGTCCGATGTTTATCAGTGTAGCTAATGGAAGTGCAGACGCTTTAGTTGCTGCATGGCTGCCGACTACCCATGAAGATTATGTTAATAAGTATAAAAACCAATTAGTAGATCTTGGTCCAAACCTGGAAGGTACTAAGCTTGGTCTGACAGTTCCAGAATATATGGATATTGATTCAATTGAAGATCTAAAGAAATAA
- a CDS encoding MGMT family protein, which translates to MEGFTLRVVEIIKQIPSGKVMTYGQIAALAGNRRAARQVVRVLHSMSKKHKLPWHRVINSKGEIGIKEDELFFSQKSALESEGIEFNSEIAINLDEYQHHPKNIADTT; encoded by the coding sequence TTGGAGGGCTTTACATTAAGAGTTGTTGAAATTATTAAACAAATTCCATCAGGAAAAGTAATGACATACGGCCAAATTGCGGCTTTGGCTGGAAATCGAAGAGCTGCGAGACAAGTCGTTCGAGTACTTCACTCCATGAGCAAAAAACACAAGCTTCCCTGGCATCGCGTGATCAATTCGAAAGGGGAAATAGGGATAAAAGAAGATGAACTCTTTTTCTCCCAAAAATCAGCGTTGGAAAGCGAAGGGATTGAATTTAATAGCGAGATCGCAATCAATCTTGACGAATATCAGCATCATCCAAAAAATATAGCTGATACAACGTGA
- a CDS encoding BrxA/BrxB family bacilliredoxin, which translates to MNDVVRQARQEIVSAGYTELKTPEEVKEAFAKKGTTLVMVNSVCGCAGGIARPAAHHSIHFDKRPDHLVTVFAGQDKDATAEARGYFTGYPPSSPSFALLKDGKLVTMVERHEIEGYDPMQVVNKLQAAFEEHCEEV; encoded by the coding sequence ATGAATGACGTGGTCAGACAAGCAAGACAGGAAATTGTCTCTGCCGGATATACAGAACTAAAAACTCCAGAAGAAGTAAAAGAAGCTTTTGCTAAAAAAGGAACGACGCTTGTTATGGTGAATTCAGTGTGCGGATGCGCAGGAGGGATTGCCAGGCCTGCAGCCCATCATTCAATCCATTTTGATAAACGTCCGGATCATTTGGTGACCGTGTTCGCAGGACAGGATAAAGATGCGACAGCTGAAGCAAGAGGCTATTTTACAGGGTATCCACCTTCTTCACCTTCATTTGCCTTATTAAAAGACGGGAAACTTGTAACTATGGTTGAAAGACATGAGATTGAAGGCTATGATCCGATGCAAGTAGTAAATAAGCTCCAAGCTGCCTTTGAAGAACATTGTGAAGAAGTATAA